CAAACACTATAACAAGCATAAAATTTACACTTTCACTGCATTTTTTAAAGTTTTTACTTTCCTTTTGAATTAAGCCATTCTTTTATTTTCGGAAGTTGTTCTAGAGCATCATGATAACCTAAATCGTACATTGCCGAAAGCTTATCGCGATTCTTTTCCATACGATCCACTTTTAAATCTTTAGATGGACGAATAACAATTGCGTGACCATTCTTCTCTTGGTTATCTATGTATTGCAATGTCTCATTATAAACAGCAGGCCGTTTCTGCATCGCTTCATCTACTTTCTTATAACCTTTCACTTTAAAGTATTTAGAAAGTCGACTCGAACGTTTTACATATCCTTTCGGTCTAGTGAGTACAACAACATTATTGATCATGCCATCGCGCTGCGCTTTCCTTAAAGGTATCGGGTCTGTGACGCCACCATCCAATAGCTTCTTACCATCATACTCTACAATGGGTGCCATTAACGGCAGAGAGCTTGATGCACGAAGAATCGTCATTAAGTCTTTTCTTAAATATGCTTTATTAAAGTATTCCGTTTCTCCAGTTTCACAGTTCGTACATGCAATGACATATTCGCCTTTATATTGAAGAAAGTCTTCCATATTAAACGGAACATGTTCTCTTGGAATTTCATCAAAGATAAAATCCATTCCAAACATCTCTTTATTCTTTATATAGTTAGAAAGAGATAAGTAACGTTTATCATCTAAAAAATCTAAAGAAACTTTCTTATTTCTTCCTTTCTGTTTTGAAAGATAAGATGCTGCCATATTCCCACCTGCTGAAACACCAATCACATAATTAAATTGAATATCATGCTCTAAAAAACAATCTAATACTCCCGCAGTATATATCCCTCTCATACCGCCGCCTTCTAATACTAAACCAGTTGTCATTTTATTCACCTCATAATTAACAATTATAACAAGAAAAGACGATTATTTCTTAAGAACTGCTTAATAAAAAGAGAACGGAATTTATCTCCATTCTCTAGAAACAGTATTATATTATTTATGCATATTACTTTTAACATAATTTACAAAAACTTTACTTTTTCTACCGGAAATGTTTGATATTATTGATACTGTAATCAAACAAAATTTCAAAGGAGCTTTAAAACTATGTTCAAAAACACAATGAAGACAGTTGTTCCTGTAATTTTAGCAGCAACAGTACTAGGTGCGTGTGGTGGAGAAAAATCATCAGAGAATAACAAAGAAGCGAGTAAAGGCTACACTCCTGAAAAATTAACAGTTCAGTTCGTCCCTTCTCAAAATGCTGAAACATTAGAAGCAAAAGCAAAGCCTTTAGAAAAATTACTTAAAAAAGAAATCGGTATTCCAGTAGAAGTTTCAGTTTCTACTAACTACAACACAATCGTTGAAGCAATGAAGTCAAAAAAAGTCGATGTCGGTTTCTTACCTCCAACAGCTTATGTATTAGCACATGATCAAAAAGCTGCGGACGTATTATTACAGGCACAACGTTATGGTGTAAATGATGACGGTACACCGACAAAAGAATTAGTAGATTTCTACAAATCTCAATTTATCGTTAAAAAAGATTCTGATATTAAAAGCTTAAAGGATATGAAAGGCAAGAAAATTGCCATGCAGGATGTAACTTCAACAGCAGGTTACGTTTTCCCGGCAGTTGATTTAAAGAAAGAAAATATCGATCCACTAAAAGATATGGAAGTTACAACAGTTAAAGGACACGATCAAGCTGTTATCTCTTTATTAAATGATGATGTCGATGTTGCAGTAACTTTCCAGGATGCACGTAATATCGTAAAAGGCGATCAACCTAACGTATTTAAAGATACTAAAATCGTTAAGTACACAGAAAACATCCCGAATGATACAATCTCTGCGCGTTCAGATATGACGGATGAGTGGAAGAAGAAATTAACAGATGCTTTCATCAAAATCGGCAAAGATAAAGAAGGTCAAAAAATCATTCGTGAAGTATACTCTCATGAAGGTTATGTGAAGTCGGATGATTCTAAATTTGATATCATCCGTGAGTATGACAAAAAAGTTAAAGAATAACCCCTTCTTTAATTTGAATAATTAAATTAAGCTAAACTCAATTGATGAGTTTAGCTTTTTCTGTAAAGGAGTATTAAAATGGCACAAATTATTTTTAAAGACGTCAATAAAGTTTATCCCAATGGACATATTGGTTTGGATAACGTCAATCTAGAAATCAATAAAGGAGAATTTATCGTCATTGTCGGTCTATCCGGTGCAGGTAAGTCTACTTTATTGCGTTCGATTAATCGATTACACGAAATTTCATCAGGTGATATATCAATTGACGGTGTTTCCATCACTCAGGCAAAGGGCAACAAATTGTTAATGATGCGTAGAAATATCGGGATGATCTTCCAAAGTTTCAATTTAGTAAAACGTTCTTCTGTTATTCGTAATGTACTTAGTGGTCGTGTCGGATATCATCCAACATGGAAAATGGTGCTCGGATTATTCCCGAAGAAAGATAAACAAATTGCATTGGAAGCTTTAGATAGAGTAAATATCGTTGAAAAAGCATATAATCGTGCAGACGAACTATCCGGTGGACAACAGCAACGTGTCTCTATCGCACGTGCCTTAGCTCAAGAACCAAAGATTATTTTAGCTGACGAACCAGTTGCATCATTAGATCCACTTACTACGAAACAAGTAATGGATGACTTAAAGCGTATAAATCAAGAACTAGGCATAACTATTATCGTTAATCTGCACTTTGTAGATTTGGCAAGAGAATATGCTACACGTATTATCGGATTACGTGCAGGTAAAGTTGTATTTGATGGGCCAGTAGAACAAGCAACTGACAATGCATTTTCACATATCTATGGTAGAGAAATTAAAGACGAAGAGTTGATGGGGGTTAAATAATGAAAAATCCCGAAATTAAATCTACCGGTCACATAAAAGCGACATTTACAATACTACTGATATTATCATTGATTATCTGGAGTGGGTGGAAGACCAACTTCAGTTTATCAGGTCTAGCCATAGGCGCTCCAGAAATGATGAACTTAGTCCGAGAAATGTTACCACCAGATTGGAGCTACTTTAAAGAAATTATCGATCCGATGCTGGACACTATCCGTATGGCGATTCTTGGTACTACATTTGGATCATTACTTGCTATTCCTGTAGCGCTATTATCTGCAAGTAATGTGTTTAAATCGAAGTGGATTAATGTACCGGTGCGTTTAGTTCTTAATGTCATCCGAACAATTCCAGATTTATTACTCGCTTCGATATTCGTTGCAGTGTTTGGGATTGGCGCATTACCTGGGATATTTGCTTTAACCGTATTATCATTCGGCATTGTAGCAAAATTATTTTATGAATCTTTAGAGAATATCGATGATGGTCCGTTAGAAGCGATGACTGCTGTTGGTGCAAATAAATCAAAATGGATAACTTTCGGAGTATTACCTCAAGCTATTGCGCCGTATCTCTCATTTGTACTATTTACATTTGAAATTAACATTCGTGCTGCAGCTGTACTTGGTTTAGTAGGGGCTGGTGGTATCGGATTATTTTACGATAAGACACTTGGCTACTTTGAATATCCTAAAGTAACAACTATTATAATATTTACGTTGCTTATTGTTATGGTCATCGATTACGTCAGTACGAAAGTAAGGGAGCGTTTACTATGAGCAAAAACTACGATTATTTGAAACCTAAATCATCCGTACCCACTATTATTCGTACAGTTCTTATTATCATAATATTACTTGCTATCTATATTTGGGCGTTTAGTGGTATGCCTAAAATAGAAATTAAAGAAAAGTCTTTTGAAATTCTATCAAATATCTGGAATGGTATTATTCACCCTGATACAGGTTACATCTATATGCCTGAAGGAGAAGATTTATTGCGCGGCTTATTAGAAACGTTTGCTATCGCTTTCTTAGGAACGATGATTTCGGCTGTGCTGTGTATTCCTCTAGCTTTTCTTTCAGCCCGAAATATTTCGAATCGTTTCTTATCTGAAGTAAGTAAGTTTTTCTTGAGTTTAATTCGAGTATTCCCTGAAATTATTATGGCGCTACTATTTATTAAAGCAGTAGGACCAGGTGCTTTTGCCGGTGTACTTGCCGTAGGTATACATTCTATAGGAATGCTCGGAAAGTTATTTGCTGAAGATATGGAGAATTTAGATATGGGACCATCTGAAGCTTTAATGGCAACTGGTGCCAATAAAACAAAAACTTTAATGTTTGCCGTTGTCCCTCAAATATTACCTGCTTTCTTATCATTCGTGTTGTACCGCTTCGAGATTAACTTACGAAGCGCCTCTATTTTAGGATTGATTGGTGCAGGTGGTATTGGAACCCCACTAATATTTGCACTCCAAGGGCGCACATGGGATCGTGTTGGAATGATATTAATTGGTATCATCATCATGGTTATTATCGTCGATACTTTATCAAGTGCCATTCGAAAAAGATTAGTCTAAGCATGAAAATTAATAGATATAAAAATAAGCATCCTCAATCAATAATTGAGGATGCTTATTTTCTGAATAAACTAGCTAAATTTCCGTTCTTCCAGATATCGCTTTAGATAGCGTCACTTCATCTGCATACTCTAAATCTCCACCTACCGGAAGACCGTGCGCTAGTCTCGTCACTTTAATTCCGATGGGTTTCACTAGACGTGCAATATACATCGCCGTTGATTCACCTTCAATATTCGGATTCGTCGCTAGTATCAATTCCTGTACACCTTCATCACGTAATCTCGTAAGTAAAGAAGGGACATTAATATCTTCAGGTCCTACGCCTTCCATCGGAGAAATTGCGCCGTGCAGAACATGGTATAGTCCTTTATACTCTCGCATCTTCTCCATGGCAATAACGTCTTTAGTTTCTTCTACTACACATATTATAGATTGATCACGCGTCTTATCTTCACAAATATAACATGGATCTGTATCTGTAATATGCCCGCAGACTGAACAATACGTCAGCTCACGTTTCACATCTACAAGCGCCTTCGCAAAACCTACTACATCGTCTTCTTTCATATCTAATACATGAAATGCTAGACGACTTGCAGTTTTAGGACCGATTCCGGGTAGTTTCATAAAACTATCAATTAATTTAGAAATTGGTGCAGGATAATGCATACTACATCATTCCTGGAATGTTTAATCCTTTAGTATGTTGTCCTAAACGTTGAGCTGTTACATCATCCGCTTTAGATAATGCATCGTTCGTCGCAGCTAATACTAAGTCTTGTAACATTTCGATATCTTCTGGATCTACTACTTCTTCTTTAATAATTACATCAAGTACTTCTTTATGACCTGAAACAACAACAGTAACCATACCGCCGCCAGCTGTTCCTTCAATTCTTTCTTCTTTTAATTTCTCTTGTTCTTCAGCCATCTTCTTTTGCATTTTTTGCATTTGTTTCATCATTTGTTGCATATTTCCGCCACCGCGCATAATTTATTCCTCCTAATTAATCTATAATATTAATTGCATCTTTACCAAACAGATTTTCTGCCTGAGTAACAATATCTTCTTCCACAGGCTGCGTCTCCTGCTTCGGTTGCTTTTTATTCTCCAGATAATTATGTCTGACTTGCAGCCACTGAGAACCTGGTACTCCTACCATTTTAACTTGTTTTTCAATAATTGTGTATACTATTGACTCAATCTGTTCCCTTTTTGCGTCATCATTATTAACCATATCGCAATGAATTTCTTCTTCGAACTTAATTAATACGTGTGTACTGCTTGCAGCAACTGGCTCAGAATTTTTAAGCAGACTCACTAGCGCTTTCTTGCCCTCGTTTTCTACATGCTGAATTAATGTATGCCAATTTTGCTTTAAATAATTTAAGTCCTCTCGATTTGCATGATCTAGCACCGTTTCAATCTGGCGCATTGAAAACGCATTTTTTGAACGTTTTTGTTCTTTCTTAGGTTTGGATGTTTGTACCGGAGCACTTTGAATACCATTTGCTACTTGTTTTTCTAATTGTTGCAGACGCTTTTCTAAGTGCGAAGTATCAACTTGAACAACACTTTGTTTAACGCCTTGGCTACGTTTAATAAGTTCCGATAGTTTAACAATCAGCACCTCAAAGTGAACATTCGTATTTACTGCAAAACGCATAGATACTAATGTATCGTTTATTTTATCTATCATCTCATATAGCAATCCTATATCAAGCTGATAAATACTTTCTTCTCCTTTATTGTCTGCTGCATAATCCATAATAATATCTCTTAAGAAATATATTAAATCATTTACTAAACGTGTCGTTTCCTTTCCTTCAGACAATAAGCGATGAAATTGTTTGAAGGCTGCTTTCACGTCATGTTTAATTATATATTCTGTAAGTTCAAAAAAGTCTTCACGCCCAACACTTCCCGTGACACTGTGCACATGTTCTAAAGTCAATGTCTCTGTCCCGAATGCAATAGCCTGATCTAGTATACTCAGCGCATCACGCATACCACCTTCAGCAGTTGTTGCGATAAAATTCAACGCATCTTCTTCGTACTGAATCCCTTCTGTTCTACATACGTAGGCAAGATGTTCAGCGATATCATTCACTGAAATTGCTTTAAAGTCAAAACGTTGACATCGTGAAATAATTGTCGCAGGAATCTTATGTGGTTCCGTTGTAGCAAGAATAAAAATAGCATGAGAAGGCGGTTCTTCTAACGTCTTTAACAATGCATTAAATGCTCCTGTTGTGAGCATATGAACTTCATCGATAATATAGACTTTATATGTAGATTCACCTGGTGCATATTTTACTTTATCTCGTATATTACGAATTTCATCAACACCATTATTACTCGCAGCATCAATCTCAATCACATCCGAGTTTGTTCCTTTCGTAATTGAGACACACGTGTCACAAGAATTACACGGCTCGCCATCTGTACTTACGGTACAATTAATGGCTTTTGCAAATATCTTAGCGATACTTGTCTTACCTGTTCCTCTTGGGCCATTAAATAAATAGGCATGGGAAATCTTATTCTTTTGAATTGCATTCTTTAATGTCGTAGTAACATGTTTTTGTCCGACAACCTCTTCGAACGACTGAGATCTGAACACTCTATATAACGCTTGATAACTCAAAAGGGTTCCCTCCAAAAATATAATAATATTAATTATAACATTGAAAATATCAGCATCATATAAAAACGATGACGATATTCTGAGTATATTAAAAAAGCACCGAAACAAATGTTTCGATACCTCATCTATAATAAATGTATTATTTTAAATTAAAACCGTGCACCTTCGCTTCGAATAACAAGCACAAGCGTTACCTAAACCGACAGCTCAAGAACGGCTACCCTAGTCACATACAAATGACCACTTAATGCTGCTTCCTTCCGGACCTGACATGATTCATGGGTTTATATTGACTAGGACCGCTCTCTCAACACTACGTGTTCAGGTCAGACCTCACAACTTATTAACCTCAGCAAAGGAATTAGGTCTTACCTAAGCGGATTGTAAGTACAGGGAACCGCTACCTCCCCACTTAGCACGGCAAAGTTAATAATACTATATTTCTCATAGTTATTGCAACTATTTCGTTATACTATTTACGAATCGTGCGTCTTGAGAAGTCTACAAACTTAAACTCACTCGCTCTATGTTTAGACACATTGTACTGGAATGCGGATGCATCTTCCAGGTGTACTACAGAACGAACAACTGCTGCATATGGCGGCATTGTTTCTTGGAACAATTCAAGATCATCGTCTGTCATCGGTTCGAAAGTTATCGCTTTATTCGAATATGAAATCATGAGTCCAAGTCGTTTCTCAATATAATCATAAATGGAATGTTGTGCTATTTCCTCATTTAATCCTGGCATCATCGATTTAATGAAATAATCAGTATCAACAATATTAACGCGGTCTTTATCTCTTCTACTTCTTACGACGCGGTACAATTCTGTATCATCACTTAGATTTAAAGCTTCTTGAGCGGTTTTATGATCCTTTGCGCTCACAGTTTCAAACGATTCTACAACAGTATTATAATCCATATTCAATGAATGCTTAATTTCTTCAAAGCTGATGAGTTTAGAAACAGGGAAATTCATCGCTTGATTATAAATAACTATAGAACCTTTTCCTTTTAACTTTTGTATATATCCATTCGTTTGAAGCAAACTCAATGCTTTACGCACTGTTTCTCTTGATACACCATAGCTTTTTACAAGTAAGTTTTCGGAAGGCAGTTGTGCGCCTTCTTTATATTCTCCATTGATGATCTTTCCGCTTAAGTCCTGATAGATCTTTCTGTACTTATTGCTATTCAATTCTTTCACCTCTATATCCAAAAAATTGTTTTCAGATTAGGGAAATACATTATCGAAGAATGGCGAATGCTTGATACGGCTCTATTGTATGCGATACAGTATCATTATTTGCTATCAGCACTTCGCCTTCTAGATCAAATGATACTGGTAGCTCTGCAGGTTCTTCACTGAAGTTTGCGACAACAAATAAAGTTTGATTATCCAGTGTTCTTTCATAAACAAATAACTGTTTATGTTCTTCTAATAACGGTTTCACTTCTCCGTAAGTTATTATATTTTGTTCATGTCTTAATTTTATCAGTTTTTGATAAGTATAGAAGATAGAATTTTCATCTTTTAAAGCTTTCTCAACATTTATCTCCTTATAATTATCTGCGACCTTAATCCAAGGTTCATTGGTTGTAAATCCTGCATGCTTACTGTCATCCCATTGCACCGGAGATCTTGAATTATCTCTTGATTTATCTTGAAGCACCTTTAGTATCTCATTTTCTGAGCGTCCTTCTGCTTTCATTATTTTATATGCGTTTAATGATTCTACATCTCGATAATCTTCTATACTATTAAGATAAAGATTCGTCATTCCAATCTCTTCTCCTTGGTATATATAAGGCGTTCCTTGAAGAAGATGTAAAACAATGGCCAGCATTTTCGCAGATTTCACACGTTCCGCTTCTGTTTTATCACTACCAAAGCGACTGACAACACGGGGCTGATCGTGATTACACCAGAATATCGCATTCCATCCATTACCTTTTGAAATCCCTGTCTGCCAGTCAAATAGTATACGCTTTAATTCTACAAAATCAAAAGGCATCGTCGTCCATTTTTCACCATTTTTATAATCAACTTTTAGGTGGTGAAAATTAAAGACACTACTCAATTCTTGACGATCTGGTCTTGTATAGTTAATACAATGCTCCAATGTCGTGGAACTCATTTCTCCGACTGTCATAAATCCTTCTTTATCACCGAACGTATTGCGATTTAATTCATGCAGAAATTCATGTACTCGAGGACCATCTGTATAAAATTCTTTACCAATTTTATCAGAATCTTTAAATGCACCTTTTGAAATCAAATTAATAACATCAAACCTAAAGCCGTCCATGCCAAAGTCAATCCAGTAGTTAATCATCTCGTAAATTTCTTTACGTAATGATTCATTCTCCCAGTTTAAATCAGCTTGTGTCACATCGAACAGTCGTAAGTAATATTGTCCTGATAATTCATCGTATTGCCATGCATTACCACCAAACTTGGATTCCCAGTTCGTCGGCGCATTGTCGCCTGACCCATCTTTCCAAATATAATAATCTCGATAAGGATTATCTTTAGATTTGCGTGATTCTACAAACCAATTATGATGAGTCGACGTATGATTGATAACAATATCAGACATGATCTTAATATCGCGTGCATGTGCTTCATCTAATAAGCGTCTGAAATCTTCTTTAGTTCCAAACTCAGGATTAATCTCATAATAATCACTAATATCGTAGCCGTTATCGTTCATCGGAGAACGATAAACCGGAGTAAGCCATATGTAATCAATACCAAGATGCTTTAAATAATCCAGTTTCTCGATAATTCCATTAATGTCTCCATGCCCATTTCCTGTCGTATCATTAAATGATTTAGGATAAATCTGATAGACGACTGACTTTCTCCAATCTGTTACTGCCATTGTATTACCCCTAACTTAAAGTATTAATATAAGTTTATACCGAACAACATGTATTTACAAGTTGTTCGGTATAATGTAATTTCTATAACTTTTTATCTGTAATAATAGGTTCTGCGATATCATCGCCCATCTTCTTCTTTGCAAAGTTCGAGAAGATTAACGTTAATATCATCGGTAGTATGATTGCGATAACCATACCAATTAAGAAAGTACCTTTAAAACCACTGTTGATACTCATAATTCCAGGCACACCACCAACGCCGACTTTACCTAATAATTGTTGAGAACCGAATAATGCACCTACTAAACCTGTTGTTAATACAGCTGCGATAAATGGATACTTTAGTGGGATATTCACACCAAACATCGCAGGTTCTGTAACACCTAACCATCCTGAGATACCTGAAGTAAATGCTAAACCTTGCTCTTTAACCATCTTCTTACGTTTGTACAAGAACCAGGCTGCAAATGCTGCAGATCCTTGAGAAATATTAGAAATTGCCAATATCGGCCATAAGTACGTTCCATCCAAATTAGAACTCATTAACTGGAAGTCTACTGCTAAGAACATATGATGTAATCCTGTAATGACAAGCGGCGCATAAACTAATCCGTAAATTAATCCACCTAACCATCCAGCTTGTTCGAAAATAAACTGAATTGCACCTGTAATTTGGTTACCTAACCAGAATGCAACAGGACCAATAATGACAAACGATAAAAATCCTACTAGTAATAATGCAACTGGTCCTACAACGAGCATCTTAATCGAATCATGTACACGTTTATTTAAGAAACGCTCAACTTGAGCTAAACACCAAGTTGCGATTAAAATCGGTAATACTTGTGCTGCATAGTTTAATTGCTGAACTTTCAAACCAAATACATCCCACGTTGGAATTTCAACGAGTTTACCTGTTTTAGCATCAGCTAATCCATATTGAGAAGCTAACGCTGGGTTAACCAGCACTAATCCTAAAACTAATCCAAGTATTGGGCTTCCACCAAACACACGCATTGCACTCCACCCAATTAGTGCAGGAAGGAAATGGAATGGCGTTACAGCAATCAACTTGATGATTTCTGCAATCCCTTTAATTTGAGGGTATACATCAACTACAGCCTTCCCTTTATAAATTGCACCGGCTTCCAATAGTAAGTTTGATAAACCAAGCAATAGACCGGCTGTAACGATTGCAGGGAGCAATGGAATAAATACATCACCTAAAGTTTTTATTAACTTCTGTATCGGACTCATCTTCTCTGCTGCTGCTGTTTTAACTTCTTCTTTCGAACTCTCGCCGACACCCGTTTCATCTACAAATACTTTATACGCTTCATCTACCGTACCTGGACCAATTACAATTTGGAACTGGTTATTCGCAGCGAATGATCCTTTAACTAAATTAATTTTATCTAAAGCTGTCTTATCTACTTTACTATCATCATCTAATACTAATCTTAATCTCGTAACACAATGCGTTGCTGCATTAACATTGTCTTTTCCACCAATGGCTTTAATAATATCTTTTACCTCTTGTCTGTTGACTGCCATGTGCTTCAACTCCTTTTCCTGATATGCTTACATTGTACTCTGTCTATACAAGTATGTAAAGGCTTTCTGAAAAGGTTTTCAAAATGCGGTGACGATGCATATAAAAAAGACCTTAACAAAACGTTAAGGTCTTCAGTATATATAAAGTTTAATTGTCAAAATAATGGCGGAGGAAGAGGGATTCGAACCCCCGCGAGCCGTTAAGCCCCTGTCGGTTTTCAAGACCGATCCCTTCAGCCGGACTTGGGTATTCCTCCAAATAAGACAATATCAATCATATAATATATCAAAGACACTGTCAATAATTAATAAAAAATATTTTAATACATTTTAGCCTCAATGTTACTAATCATCCATTCTTCACCGAATTTCGCTAAAAATATCGTCAATTCTAATGGCCAAGTATTACGATAACCATCAATCCTTGCATCCACT
Above is a window of Macrococcoides canis DNA encoding:
- the treP gene encoding PTS system trehalose-specific EIIBC component, which gives rise to MAVNRQEVKDIIKAIGGKDNVNAATHCVTRLRLVLDDDSKVDKTALDKINLVKGSFAANNQFQIVIGPGTVDEAYKVFVDETGVGESSKEEVKTAAAEKMSPIQKLIKTLGDVFIPLLPAIVTAGLLLGLSNLLLEAGAIYKGKAVVDVYPQIKGIAEIIKLIAVTPFHFLPALIGWSAMRVFGGSPILGLVLGLVLVNPALASQYGLADAKTGKLVEIPTWDVFGLKVQQLNYAAQVLPILIATWCLAQVERFLNKRVHDSIKMLVVGPVALLLVGFLSFVIIGPVAFWLGNQITGAIQFIFEQAGWLGGLIYGLVYAPLVITGLHHMFLAVDFQLMSSNLDGTYLWPILAISNISQGSAAFAAWFLYKRKKMVKEQGLAFTSGISGWLGVTEPAMFGVNIPLKYPFIAAVLTTGLVGALFGSQQLLGKVGVGGVPGIMSINSGFKGTFLIGMVIAIILPMILTLIFSNFAKKKMGDDIAEPIITDKKL